ACTTTGCTAGCCGTTATACGTTGAAGCAGCAACTCCAGATCCTTGCTTGTGCACTTGGCATTGCGGCAACACTGAGCCTGGCGATCATTTTATTGCTGCCCAAATACGGTGTTATGGGAATGTCAGGCACTACGCAGCCTGAACACTTAGCTCATTTGGGTGCTTGGCGAGGTGCCTACAGTCATAAGAACATTTTAGGCTACAACATGCTTCTCGCTGGGCTAGTCTTTTTCTACTGTATACATCGTACCTCTTGGTACCGGTGGCTCGCTTGGGCTGGGCTCATGCTATCGGTCACTCTTGTTCTAGGTTCGACCTCAAAAACTGCTTTAGTTATTTTACTGACCCTGATAGCCCTCTTACTTCTCTGCAAGGCTTTACGCTGGAGCTACGGCTCATCCTTCTTGCTTTTTACCGCGACCATTCTGCTGAGTGTGAGCTTTGTTTTCTTGATTGCGACTAATCTTGAGTTCATATTGCAGGACATGGGCCGTGACCTAACTCTCACTGGTCGTACGCAACTTTGGGCTGCTTTGTCGTCTGTACCTCCAGAGCATCCTTGGCTCGGTTATGGATATGGTGTGTTCTGGTTGAAACCTAATGAAAGAACCTTGGCAGTCTGGAATATGGTTGGCGGTTGGAAAGCACCCAATGGCCATAATGGACTATTGGATGTCTGGCTCGACCTAGGCTTATTAGGTCTATCAACATTCATTCTTAGTTTTATTATGACTAGCGTGCGAGCTATCCACTGGCTACGTCAAGGCAAAAATGCGGAAAGGGCTTTCCCGCTAGCATATCTCATTTTTCTATTCCTGGTTAATTTAACAGAAAGTGTTTTATTGAGATCAAATTCTTCTTTTTTTTGGTTTCTGTATGTAGCCGTCAGCCTTACAACCCACCGTAGCTCCTCACAGGAGACTTCTAGTGATGGTCATTTTTCTCTTGAGGCAAATGCTAACAGTTACAAGCCATGACCCTGCCCTTTAGCCAGCATAACTAATCTATCGTGATCAAGCTAATGTCTAAGAATGCTAGTGACATTAGGGCTCCCATGACTGTAAAGGTCAGTCATGGCGTCCTACTCGGTTGGCTCCGCATGACTCTTTTGATTTTCCTCGATACGCTGATGCTGTCCATAGCCTGGCTTACAGCAAAAGCGCTAGGAACTCCAATTCCAGGATTTCATCTCTTGTGGAGCCCTCAACAGGAACCGGGCTTATTGCTCCCCATTCTAGCAGTCAGCTTGGGTACTCTTGCTTCCGCAGGACTTTATGGAACTGACGACAAACGCCGTAGTTTTCCAAGTTTAATTGAAGCGATCACTCTATCTCAAATCATCTTATTGATTACGGCCTATCTTTATGAACCTAGAGTTTGGGTGTCTCGCTCTGTATTTTTATTCGCCTGGTTCCTGAGCTTAATTCTTGTTTGTGCGGAGCGTCTCACCCTGCACCTTGTTATTACCCATCTTCGTCAGCGACATACAGCTTTTCGCCAACCCATTTTCCTGCTTGGTTATCCAGAGGATGTTGAGAAGGCAGAGCAACTTCTAGACATCTCTGGTCAATTCAATGTCATGGGCGTTGTCGATTTAGCGGTAAGAAAAGACCCTAAACAGTGGACCAAAGCTCTTGAGGAGATGTGTAGTCAGAGAATTAGCGAGGTTTTTATCTGTTCCTGGCAGTTTGTCGAGGATCCAACCATTCTATTCTGGCAATTGAGGGCTTGCGGCCTTCAGCTCAGGATTCTGCCTGTCAGTTTAGAGCTACCCAGACAATGGTCTGAGATTAAGATGATTGGCGGAGTCACAACTATTCGGTTTAACTCTCCCCCTATTATTGGTAGCGATTTTTGGCTGAAGCGGGGCTTTGATATTACGATGTCTTTTTTGATTTTGCTGTTAGTTAGTCTGCCCTGCCTACTCATTGCAGTCCTAATCAAGCTTGACTCACCCGGTTCTGTTTTATATCAACAGACCCGTGTTGGCCTTAAGGGACAGCACTTCAAAGTCCTAAAGTTTCGAACAATGGTCGCCAATGCAGGCCAGTTTCAGCAAGAACTAGAAGCGCAGAATGAAGTTAAAGGCGGCGTTCTCTTCAAAATCAAGCATGATCCACGCATTACTAGAATAGGTAAGTTTCTGCGTCAATACAGTCTAGATGAGCTGCCACAACTGCTCAACGTCCTGCGCGGAGATATGAGCTTAGTTGGGCCACGTCCCTTACCTGTCCGGGATGTAGAACGCTTTTCTGAGCACCATCATCTACGTCATGAAATCTTGCCTGGTATTACTGGTCTTTGGCAAGTGAGCGGTCGTTCCGATCTGGATTCCGAGGACATCTTCTATTTAGATATGGCTTATATGCAACACTGGTCTCTAGCACTTGACTGCAAAATTCTATTGCAGACAGTCAGAGTGCTTGTTTCTAAGGAAGGAGCCTATTAAGAACGCTGTTATCAGAATTCAAAGCGTAGTTAAGCAGATATCCCCAGCTATGACCCTTATCGCAGTACAGCATGAGGTGAAGGGCACCTAGAGTGAGACGCAAGTTACCTGTGGGGAGAAATCTGTCACTTCCAGTGAGACGCGAGTCACCTAGACTGAGACGCGAGTCCCTCCCAGTGAGAAACTTGTCGTTTTCACTCAGAGATGAGCTGATCAAAACGAGATGCGAATCACTTGGAACGAGAAGCGTGTCATTTCAAGTGAGACATCGGGGGTTTACAGGGAGATGCGAACCGATCAAGACAAGACCTCTCCTCTGTCGCTTTGAGTGAGAGGGTCAATTCCAATCTACG
The Leptolyngbya sp. FACHB-261 DNA segment above includes these coding regions:
- a CDS encoding O-antigen ligase, encoding MLKINTGSASLLKLVEKGFVVLSILFLSNTVLYIFRESKWLSLPQLNNVIKLGVFGVAVVSFLLLIQEPKKLFSVVRQEKLLWILLAIALSSVLWSYAPTATLRQVTSLISSTLFGIYFASRYTLKQQLQILACALGIAATLSLAIILLLPKYGVMGMSGTTQPEHLAHLGAWRGAYSHKNILGYNMLLAGLVFFYCIHRTSWYRWLAWAGLMLSVTLVLGSTSKTALVILLTLIALLLLCKALRWSYGSSFLLFTATILLSVSFVFLIATNLEFILQDMGRDLTLTGRTQLWAALSSVPPEHPWLGYGYGVFWLKPNERTLAVWNMVGGWKAPNGHNGLLDVWLDLGLLGLSTFILSFIMTSVRAIHWLRQGKNAERAFPLAYLIFLFLVNLTESVLLRSNSSFFWFLYVAVSLTTHRSSSQETSSDGHFSLEANANSYKP
- a CDS encoding sugar transferase, yielding MTVKVSHGVLLGWLRMTLLIFLDTLMLSIAWLTAKALGTPIPGFHLLWSPQQEPGLLLPILAVSLGTLASAGLYGTDDKRRSFPSLIEAITLSQIILLITAYLYEPRVWVSRSVFLFAWFLSLILVCAERLTLHLVITHLRQRHTAFRQPIFLLGYPEDVEKAEQLLDISGQFNVMGVVDLAVRKDPKQWTKALEEMCSQRISEVFICSWQFVEDPTILFWQLRACGLQLRILPVSLELPRQWSEIKMIGGVTTIRFNSPPIIGSDFWLKRGFDITMSFLILLLVSLPCLLIAVLIKLDSPGSVLYQQTRVGLKGQHFKVLKFRTMVANAGQFQQELEAQNEVKGGVLFKIKHDPRITRIGKFLRQYSLDELPQLLNVLRGDMSLVGPRPLPVRDVERFSEHHHLRHEILPGITGLWQVSGRSDLDSEDIFYLDMAYMQHWSLALDCKILLQTVRVLVSKEGAY